The Plasmodium coatneyi strain Hackeri chromosome 2, complete sequence genomic interval TTATCATGtcaatatttctttttactcCTTGATTTGCTAAAATTATATTATCTATAATGTTCTCTTTTATTAATTCTAATGCTGGATCTCGGTTCATTTCAACTTCATAAATGTTGCTCATTAATGTATTTTTGAATTCTGTCAAGAATTCATTTTCTGTTTCCTTAACTTCTTTAACCCTAATTTGGTGAGGTGGAGGACGTACAAGTTTCATATTATCAGCAgggttaacattttttcctatatcaCTTGGCGGAGATCTTActacaattttattattatcacGATAATTTTTCATATCTCTAAGGTTTTGATAACTTGGATTTATAaattctaattttttattagcCTCAGTTTGTTGAAAAAACTTTTTATTATGTTCAAACATTATAGGTTGTCTTGGAGTACATTTTCTTGCAGGGAATGGTGGAAGGTTTTCCTCTGAATGTATTTTTGATTTATTTACACTTGGTGGACTCATCCAACCTTCACTATCAGGATTACTTGGACTGGCACTGGGAGGACCTCGAGGAGGAGGTATATTAATTGGACCTTGCGGACCAGCATTGGGAGGACCTCGAGGTGGAGATATTTTAATTGGACCTTGCGGACCGGATTTGGGAGGACCTCGAGGTGGAGATATTTTAATTGGACCTTGCGGACCGGATTTGGGAGGACCTCGAGGTGGAGATATTTTAATTGGACCTTGCGGACCGGATTGGGGAGGACCTCGAGGAGATATCTTAATTGGACCTTGCGGACCGGCATTGGGGGGACCTCGAGGAGGGGATATTTTAATTGAATTTTGCGGACTGGCATTGGGAGAACCTCCAGGAGGGGATACCTTGGCTGGACCTTGCGGACCGGCATTGGGAGGAACTTGTAGGCGTCCATTAGGGGGACCACGTAGAGGAAGTCCTTTCAGTGAACCATTTTGATGCAAACCATTTGGAGGTATTTGTGGGCGCCCATTGGGAGGACCATGTAGGGGTCCTTTCACTGGACCATTTTGATTCAAACCATTTGGAGGTATTTTTGGGTGTCCGTTGGGAGGACCATGTAGGGGTCCTTTTACTGGACCATTTTGATTCAAACCATTTGGAGGTATTTTTGGGTGTCCGTTGGGAGGACCATGTAGGGGTCTTTTCACTGGACCATTTTGATGCAAACCATTTGGAGGTATTTTGGGGTGTCCATTGGGAGGACCAGGTAGAGGAGGTCCACGTGAGGGCATATTATTAGGTCCTTTTGGAGGCATACTAGGTGGCTGTATTTCTACCCGTACTTTTGGTACTTCCGAGTAACTACATGCTTTATCCCATGGTTTACAAAAATTAGAGTCATACGTTGTCATCCTTAGTACATCCACTTGTGATAAAGATCTGTTCTTATTGGCCATCAAAATTGGCGTCCTTCCTATGTCCCCATTGTTACTGCTATTATCCCATTTTTCTGTAAAATTAGTTtgctgtaaaaaatgggtaaagcATAAGCAAATGGAATTatgttatacacatgtgtgcgTCATTTTAGTTTACATTAATATGCACAATGTATGCACTTACACAGTTTGTACACTTGATGCTGTTCAAAAGCACACACAATTATATGCAAACGCATAATGAGTACTCAAAATTAAATAGATTCAAACATGaagtgtaaatttttaaacatatatattttcttctatcTTACATTGCTAGGGCAATTTAGGATCCATAGGGCAAGGACACACACTGACACTTTGTTAAATAATTGTACTATATTTACTTTATTCTTAACACTGTAtcccattattttttctattactgATGTAAAAACATCTGTTGATGATTTTATCTCCGATTCACTACCATTGTTCGTAGCAGACTTTGATACTACACATCTTCGCTGATCCATtatgtacaatttttaaattgaatAAAATGATAATTACTTAGAAGAAGAATTATAATCTTCATTAgctatatattttacattaaCAATATGATATTCCTTACACACATTATTGTAAGACCACGCTACAATTTCGACATTTACATCTAAGTCTATATCTTCACTAGGGGTCACAAAAGCATAAGCTACATATCTTGTAACTTCAGACTTAATTGTAGAGCTGTATGTATACTTATATGCATTATGCGTCCATGTCCTACGTGCGCATATGTGAGCGCACATACAGCCTTATCGTTTCTTAAGGACAATAATAAATTATACATTGaaacttttcccttttaagaaccaaaaatattttgaattCTTGCAagataaaatatatacgtgATGTAAATATGTAACAGAATATGGACCATTAATTAATTAATATGTCAcgagaaatataaaaatatccGTGTTCTATTTTTCATGCGCTGATTATGTCCTGCAAAAAACATCTccgcttatatatatatcagaAGAGAAGTTTTTTGCAggatacacatatatggtagatgaTGCACATACAATAAATCATGCAGCATATCCTTCTCCGCGATGCAAGAAGTAtcttatatatttccttaagCTAAAGCAAAGTTCGTGACATAACTTTTACTTTatgataaaataatattGTCGGCATGAGCTCCATTTtattacataataataaatcaATCATCGCATATCCGCAGTTAGGAATATAAGCAGGTAAGCATATCTtcgcacatgcacatatatgtatatagataCGTAcgcagtatatatatacctaggTACACTTCGGTTTAATTTTCAACAAGCCCTCGACACGTGAAAAACAAAGAGGATGCTAAATTTTAATGTTACAAAATTGTAGCTTCCTTTTACACGTGTACAAAGTATAAAATATACTTTGGCCGCGGTACATGTGctatgtaaatatattgtACAATTAACGATGAAAGGCGAAACAAAATACctagataaaaaaaatgaagatataaattatgcatatgttACCTATAAAAATACGGGCAAAAATATGCTCAAGAatagaaaacaaaaataccGCATAAGGGGTGCAGCGAAATAATACacaataagaaaaaaattaaagataAAAGGAATCATTATTATCATGAAGCCGGAAAAAGCatacataataaaataatgcaggcaaagcaaaaaatatgagCAGAAGCAGGAGAACGTTAAAATTACTTTGCTTCACACTTAAACGTACACTTAAAtctgaaaaatatatagaagaaGCTCTTTAGtgataaatgtaaaaattcaaaagaaacgtagaaatattaaaagaaatataatatatattcccctGAAGAAATTGCGAATATAACATAAATTAcataaaattaacaaaaaatcTGAAATAcgaataataaataaaaaacttcttcccttttctaataaaataagtgcaatttttatatattatcataaaaataagaaacaaAAATTCTGAATATGTTACTGAAAATATGATACACACATGCAATTTTGGAATAAAATTGTGCTCATACACTACTACATATACGTAAAAATTgctgcattaaaaaaatgggttgagtgaaatttttttaattttagaaCATAGtgtattttatgtatatagaaataaaaagcaatttgtttataaaaaatatatttatttattttatttttatttaaattataaataaataaaaaaataaaaaaataaagaataagaaaaaaaaaaaaaaaagcattatTTATCACTTTTATATTgatcaaaaaaattaccttccgaacataaaattttggtaatttattttaatattttccttttattcctttcgctaaaaaaaatcgaatgAACGCTTTTACGTGCTGCAAATCttcttgtaaaaaataaagaaatacattgttataatatatttagattaaaaaaaaggattgtgaaatttgcgcaaaaataaaactcAGCATAATATAGAAGAATGTTAGcgtatgttttattttactctaattatgtgcatttgtttattattttaatttttttagaaaaaattactgTTTATAcgtagaaaaaatgttcatttgtCCAAATTACGAAAAAGTGTACTATAACATGAAACGAAGTGTAAGCCCCAATGCACTTCTGTTCTGCGGAGCTCAGCTGGTGCCCTATTTTGGGGACGCACTTGTTGAAGCAGATGTCCATCACTTTAATGTTCTCCTTTTGCCTCTGCACTATTTCTTGTAATCCTAGCAATACCTGGTAAGGGGACACAGGTAGGGGGAAACGTCATATACACCCTGCTAGGTTCGCACTGGTATGGTATACCCCCGAGGGGGCGATCCTCTTCGCATAAACATGTTTACCACCACGTATACACACAGCTCTATGTAGGGGTGCTAAACAAGAATGCGTTTAATTCGCGTAGGTCTTAATATGTCTCACGTGACCCGTTTATCATTCCGAATTGAACTCATATGATCTTTCTCTCGATGCAATTTGTTCAGCACGCACGCATTAATAATCATACCGCTGCTCTGCTTTTTTCGTCAAGGCCGTCATCTGTTGGGGTGATCGAATTCATGTTGTCGTGTTTGTGTTTCTTCCCTTCGTTGCTATTTCGCGGCTTAACGATGTATGCCTAGGATACACTTTTAGGTCGGTTGTTCCAGTTTTTCTAATCCGCGTGGTTAaagtgtaggaaaaaaaaaaataataataaaatgcttCCTAAACAggcataaatatttttaaatacatatgtatcaaCATAGAACCCACACgaattttccaaatggtCGTGTTAGAAATATGAATTTAGGATTACCTAATTAGGCAggtaattttaattaaagcGTAATGTTACAAAATACGTATTtcggttttctttttttttcttctttgcaatTCACCTATGGCTATCTCTTCTACTAAAAAGATTTACATCCATTTGAGTATGCccaaattgcgaaaaaataGTTTACCGTTTCCTTTACCTAAAGATACATCCCTTCTCAATGCTAAGAGGCATACCCGTACAAAGGAGTTCAGAATAAAACACTAGTTCACATGTCTAAATGCTTTTAAGAATAGCTGCTGTAGATTCAATGAACTGAAAATGTAAATTCTCGTAGCATAACCTTAGGCAACATCCTAAATaattgtcttttttttttttttttcgcccccttttttgaaaaaagaataaaatatgttATTACAAATGAGTAAAAAATAGACTCATATGACGTGAAATCATTTAAACCAGCATTTTCCGCGATCCTCTTCATGCTAATTAAGAGCACAATCCGCACATTTCTCGACATGCTTGCAACTTCTCACGCACATAAATAGAGAACCGTAAAAGcgaatttaatttttaagcTCATTTTACATTAAAATTAAACATGCCGTGCACACTCAGATTAATTAACAAAACTGAGCATCTAAggtattaaatatatatgccgCATTGGAATGGAAGCAAATTGATAAGCACACTTCCGTAAGAAGAGCCTTTTTGTTAAGGCGTTTATACATACCActgaatatacatatgtacatatagtatatgtgcatatggaACGAAGAGTACCTTCATCGTCCTCCTATTTAAGCTTCTAAATATGCACTGCATGCTTTATAACTTGCTCCTATGTCTTATAAGGCATTAACCAAAGTTGTTGTTTTATCCTTATCCTATGGAACATTGTGGTTCATCAGTCATTGAAAGGAACGCTTAACATCTTGTTGTAATTTCCCAGACAAATaaatctatatatatacgttataaaaatgaacctcctcaaaaaaaaataaatatgtacatatattattgtaTAACATTCCCGGCTTGTGTATACGCATTGCTGATTTAACTAAATGACAGACATGATACCACAACAATCATCATGCGCAAAATGTACCGTCAAAATTAAATAGCAAAGATGTATAGTAAAAAGGCGTACAAaataggggggaaaaaaaagttttcaaCGGCGTCCGCTACTTCGTAGTAATAAAAAGATAAGGATATATccataatatttatataggCACATTAACGTTTCTATGCTAAATTTTCGATTTAAAATATAGCGCACTGTCACACACATGCGGGGGAGAGGGCATAAAAAGCGCCATCTATTGATcgcattcatatatatgaacgTATCTTGagggaaaatgtttttttcgttttatagAAATGTTAAGTTTTTCTTACATATGTTAATACGACTGTATCTAACCAACCATGCATCCTATTTATTtaactgaaaaaaatattcacttTCACATGAGTCACACatgtcatatatatgtgacacactaagcatatatatataaatagagCACGGAAAAAACGGAATTGTTTTCATATTTTAGAGTAGAAGTTGTGAAAATATGCTAACTCAGAACGATTAAATTGTGTGCACGCGCATGCACGTGTATATTCGTGCATACCAGCTAACGGTCCAGTCACGTAagagtgtacacacatatttatatatacaatgcaCTATGCAACGTTTGCGATGTATGCacctaatatatatatatatcatatatataacatatatttatttgcaATAATTATCTTTTTATAACAATTTAAATCCACGTAACAATTTTCCATTGAACACCGAATTCACGGTTTCTTTGCAGGCCTTTAAGTTTTCTGTAATAGTTTTCTGTACTTCCATGatatcttccttcttcactgGTATATTTTCACGGATCTTTTCGAATCCTTCTTTTAGGGTTTGTTCAAATGCTGGGCCATAATCTTGATCAATTTCGCTTAACTTCTCTACAACAACTTTTCTTAATTCATCGACAGCTGGTTTCATATCTCTCTCAATATCAATTCTCACCTTACATGCGAAATCTTGAATTTTCTGTTTCACTTCAGTTTCAacgtcattttttactttgttcacaacattttcaattttcttttttacgtcCTCATTAATTTCAATGTTTAATTTGGATGCGAAGTCTTCAACTTTGggttttacttccttttcaaGTTCTATAAATTTAGCTTTTAAATCATCAATTTTAGGTTGAACATCTTTTTCGATATCTTTAATTTTATCAGCGAATTTATTCATGTGTGGAATGACTTCTTTCTCTAGATCGGAAATTTTATCAGCAAACACTTGTATTTTGGGCCCGACTTCTTCTTGGATATCTTTTAATAGCTTTTCTTTAATATCATCAAATTGGGGTTTAATTTCATTCTGAATGTCTTTTATGGTGGAAGCTAACTGATCAAATTTGGGTTTCATTTCCGATTCGAGTTCACTCAAATATTTCTGGGTAAGTTCATCAATCTTTggttttacttccttttggATATCCTTCAATTTGGTAAGAAATTCATCTCTTAAATCTTCGTATTTTGAATGAATAGACCATTGAGAGTCTTGTAATTGATCAAGAACATCCTCAGCAACGTCATCAACAGATGGAATATCACTTTCGTCATCGAAATTTAATTCTACATCGATTATGTTGTTGCTACTTGATTCCTCATCTGCACATAATTCTGAGAGATCCTTTTCAAATTCCTTTAGTTTATCTCTTAAGCTATCTAATGTTGCTTTTAAGCCCTCTTCGTAAttctccttaatttttttcttaattccTTCTATCTTAGGCTTCATATCTTTCTCGAAATTTTCCTTAAGGGAAGTTGCGATTTCATCATACTTTGgtttcacttccttctcgTATTGTTCACAGGCAGTACCTACAAAGCTCCCTATCATTTCTTCGAATATGCTTTTCTGGCtgggttcttcttccttagtaGCAGCATCGCCAGCATCAGGAGAGGCACCATCGGCAGTATCTGGAGTGGCACCATCGACCTTATCAGAGGTGGCACCATCGACCTTATCAGACGTGGCACCATCGACCGTATCAGACGTGGCAGCATAGGCCGTATCAGGAGAGGCATCGTCAGCAGCATCAGCAGTGGCAACATCGGCCGTATAAGAAGCGGCAGCTTCGGCGGTTTCAGCTAACATTCTGTTGAACCTTGTCTCATATGACGGAGCATTGTATCCGTTGCTCCTCCTGCATGACATCGTATATGAGTCCTAAAAAATTGACATAGCAAAAGGAAGGGCAGAATGAATGCACACATGTTATGTTGGAGGAATATCTATAGGAAATACGCGTCACCTTAACGGTTACCCACTGatcatttttcttcacgCCATATGATCTCTTTCCTCATCActtaaggaaaggaacagcACACATACGG includes:
- a CDS encoding Mitochondrial import inner membrane translocase subunit, which produces MNSITPTDDGLDEKSRAAVLLGLQEIVQRQKENIKVMDICFNKCVPKIGHQLSSAEQKCIGAYTSFHVIVHFFVIWTNEHFFYV